One genomic segment of Desulfomicrobium sp. ZS1 includes these proteins:
- the fdnG gene encoding formate dehydrogenase-N subunit alpha yields MKLRRREFVKLTAAATAVTAFGGLGFDLAPTKAHAQLLSLRKGKETTSVCCYCAVGCGLIVTTDEKTGRTINIEGNPEHPINEGALCAKGASLFQLGENEKRVTAPQYRAPGSDKWEEKSWEWMIEEIAKRIKKVRDTTFAEKNSKGQVVNRVEGLASVGSAALDSEECWVYQAFLRSLGLTYIEHQARICHSSTVPALAESFGRGAMTNHIIDIKNSDCVIIMGGNHAETHPICFKWVTRAQEKGAKLIHVDPRYTRTSAKADLYAPLRSGTDIAFLGGMIKYILDNDLIFKDYVLNYTNASFIVGPDFGFNDGLFTGFDEAARKYDKKKWAFAMDENGVPKRDMTLKDPRCVYQLLKAHYARYDTKTVSSVTGTPEDKLLEVYKTFTETSAPEKSGTILYAMGWTQHTVGVQNIRTMAMIQLLLGNIGMAGGGVNAMRGEGNVQGSTDHALLYHIIPGYMATPNAALQTYEEYIKANTPVSKDPKSVNWWQHKPKYFASLLKAMYKDADLNTAYSWMPKLDVGQNASWLILFDQMLKGQFKGFFAWGMNPAASGANSHKTREALSKLDWMVNVNIYENETGAFWKGPDMNPKDIKTEVFFLPCAVSYEKQGSITNTGRWMQWRYAGPKPMGKCKPDGDMIYELALKLQELYKKDKGAFPGPILGLNTSDWGDGHEFDPHKVARLINGYYLKDTVVKAADGTETLMKAGSQVNGFPNLKDDGSTCCGNWVYCGSYTDKGNLSERRDKTQTPEQAKVGMYPNWTWSWPLNRRVLYNRASVDLNGKPYQPEKPVLAWDAANKKWLIDVVDGGGDAGAKHPFIMQQHGMGALYGPGLNEGPFPEHYEPMECPIAEHPFSTRLNNPAALIFAGEEKKRAVCDPRYPFVCTSIRVTEHWQTGVMTRWQPWLIEAQPQMFCEMSEELAELKGIKNGEKVILENQRGELWAIAMVTKRLKPMNVMGTPTHLVAIPWHYGWIWPKEGGESANLLTPSVGDANTGIPETKAFMVNIKKA; encoded by the coding sequence ATGAAACTGAGGAGAAGAGAGTTTGTCAAACTCACCGCCGCTGCAACTGCGGTCACAGCCTTCGGTGGACTGGGCTTTGATCTGGCCCCGACCAAGGCTCATGCGCAGCTGTTGAGCCTGCGCAAGGGTAAGGAAACAACCTCGGTCTGCTGCTATTGCGCCGTCGGATGCGGCCTGATCGTGACCACGGACGAAAAGACGGGCCGAACCATCAATATCGAGGGCAACCCCGAACATCCCATCAACGAAGGCGCACTGTGCGCCAAGGGGGCGAGTCTCTTCCAGTTGGGCGAAAACGAAAAGCGAGTGACCGCCCCCCAGTACCGGGCTCCGGGCAGCGATAAATGGGAGGAAAAGAGCTGGGAGTGGATGATCGAGGAGATCGCCAAGCGCATCAAGAAAGTCCGTGACACGACCTTTGCCGAAAAAAATTCCAAAGGACAGGTCGTCAACAGGGTCGAGGGACTCGCGTCCGTAGGTTCGGCGGCTTTGGACAGCGAGGAATGCTGGGTCTACCAGGCCTTCCTGCGTTCACTGGGGTTGACCTACATCGAGCACCAGGCCCGCATCTGCCACAGTTCCACAGTTCCGGCCTTGGCAGAGAGCTTTGGCCGCGGCGCCATGACCAACCATATCATCGACATCAAAAACAGCGACTGCGTCATCATCATGGGCGGCAACCACGCCGAGACCCATCCCATCTGCTTCAAGTGGGTGACCAGGGCCCAGGAAAAAGGGGCCAAGCTGATCCATGTCGATCCGCGCTACACCCGCACCTCCGCCAAAGCCGACCTGTACGCGCCCTTGCGTTCCGGCACGGACATCGCCTTTCTCGGCGGCATGATCAAGTATATATTGGATAATGACCTGATTTTTAAAGATTATGTACTCAATTACACCAACGCGTCCTTTATTGTCGGTCCGGACTTTGGATTTAATGACGGCCTCTTTACCGGCTTCGACGAAGCGGCCCGCAAGTACGACAAGAAGAAATGGGCTTTCGCCATGGACGAAAACGGCGTGCCCAAACGCGACATGACGCTGAAAGACCCTCGCTGCGTCTACCAGCTGCTCAAGGCGCATTACGCCCGCTATGACACCAAAACCGTATCCTCGGTTACGGGCACTCCCGAAGACAAGCTGCTCGAAGTCTACAAAACCTTCACAGAAACGTCGGCTCCCGAAAAATCCGGCACCATCCTCTACGCCATGGGCTGGACCCAACACACCGTGGGCGTGCAGAACATCCGCACCATGGCCATGATCCAGCTCCTACTCGGCAACATCGGCATGGCCGGCGGCGGGGTCAACGCCATGCGCGGCGAAGGCAATGTGCAGGGATCCACGGACCATGCCCTCCTGTATCACATCATCCCCGGCTACATGGCGACTCCGAATGCCGCGTTGCAGACCTACGAAGAATACATCAAGGCCAACACCCCGGTCAGCAAGGACCCCAAAAGCGTCAACTGGTGGCAGCACAAACCCAAATACTTCGCAAGTCTCTTGAAGGCCATGTACAAGGATGCCGATCTGAACACGGCATATTCCTGGATGCCCAAGCTCGATGTGGGCCAGAACGCTTCCTGGCTGATCCTCTTCGACCAAATGCTTAAAGGCCAATTCAAGGGCTTCTTCGCCTGGGGCATGAATCCCGCTGCCAGCGGCGCGAACAGCCACAAAACCCGCGAAGCCCTGTCCAAGCTCGACTGGATGGTCAACGTCAACATCTACGAAAACGAGACCGGCGCCTTCTGGAAAGGACCGGACATGAATCCCAAAGACATCAAGACCGAAGTCTTTTTCCTGCCCTGCGCCGTATCCTATGAAAAACAGGGTTCGATCACCAACACCGGCCGCTGGATGCAGTGGCGTTATGCCGGCCCCAAGCCCATGGGCAAATGCAAGCCGGACGGCGATATGATCTATGAACTGGCGCTCAAGCTGCAAGAGCTTTACAAAAAGGACAAGGGCGCTTTTCCCGGACCCATACTCGGGCTCAACACCTCCGATTGGGGCGACGGACACGAATTCGACCCGCACAAGGTAGCCAGGCTCATCAACGGCTATTATTTGAAGGACACCGTGGTCAAAGCCGCCGACGGCACCGAGACCCTCATGAAGGCGGGCAGCCAGGTAAACGGCTTCCCCAACCTGAAAGATGACGGTTCCACCTGTTGCGGCAACTGGGTCTACTGCGGCTCCTACACGGACAAGGGCAACCTGTCCGAACGCAGGGACAAGACCCAGACCCCGGAACAGGCCAAAGTCGGCATGTATCCGAACTGGACATGGTCCTGGCCGCTGAACCGTCGCGTGCTCTATAACCGCGCATCAGTGGACCTGAACGGCAAACCCTACCAGCCGGAGAAGCCTGTCCTGGCCTGGGACGCAGCGAACAAGAAATGGCTCATCGACGTTGTCGACGGCGGCGGAGACGCCGGCGCCAAGCATCCATTCATTATGCAGCAACACGGCATGGGCGCCCTCTACGGCCCGGGCCTCAACGAAGGCCCATTCCCGGAACATTACGAACCCATGGAATGCCCCATTGCCGAGCATCCCTTCTCCACTCGTCTCAACAACCCGGCCGCCCTCATCTTTGCTGGCGAGGAAAAGAAGCGCGCCGTGTGCGACCCTCGCTACCCCTTTGTCTGCACCTCTATCCGCGTCACCGAACACTGGCAGACAGGGGTCATGACCCGCTGGCAACCATGGCTCATCGAGGCGCAGCCGCAAATGTTCTGCGAAATGAGCGAGGAACTGGCCGAACTCAAAGGCATCAAAAACGGCGAAAAGGTTATTCTGGAAAACCAGCGTGGAGAACTCTGGGCCATCGCCATGGTCACCAAACGACTCAAGCCCATGAACGTCATGGGCACTCCAACACATCTGGTGGCCATCCCCTGGCATTATGGCTGGATCTGGCCCAAGGAAGGCGGCGAATCGGCCAATCTGCTGACACCAAGCGTGGGCGATGCGAACACGGGCATTCCGGAAACCAAGGCCTTTATGGTCAACATCAAGAAAGCATAA
- a CDS encoding 4Fe-4S dicluster domain-containing protein, translating into MSGKSFFIDLTKCTACRGCQVACKQWNKLPAEQTRNHGSHQNPMDVSAITYKTVHMKEVADDQGFMAAWLFFPEQCRHCTEPPCKMTADAYDDQAILQDEATGAITFTERTKDLPDFDEIREACPYNIPRQDAATRVMTKCTMCLDRVQNGLVPACVQACPTGTMNFGDREEMLALAQKRLIEVQKKYPEAVLGDADSTRVIYLYQMPPKSYHDFAVASATLPGLMNRKAMFAKLFGSTSRNKA; encoded by the coding sequence ATGTCAGGAAAATCATTCTTTATTGATCTGACCAAATGCACGGCCTGCAGAGGTTGTCAGGTGGCCTGCAAACAATGGAACAAGCTCCCAGCCGAGCAGACCAGAAATCATGGCTCCCACCAGAATCCCATGGATGTCTCGGCCATCACCTATAAAACCGTGCACATGAAGGAAGTTGCCGACGACCAGGGCTTCATGGCCGCTTGGCTCTTCTTCCCGGAACAGTGCAGACATTGCACGGAACCTCCCTGTAAAATGACTGCCGACGCCTATGACGATCAGGCCATTCTGCAGGATGAGGCAACAGGAGCCATCACCTTCACCGAGCGCACCAAAGACTTGCCGGATTTCGATGAAATCCGCGAAGCCTGTCCTTACAACATCCCGCGTCAGGACGCGGCGACAAGGGTCATGACCAAGTGCACCATGTGTTTGGACCGGGTCCAAAACGGACTTGTGCCCGCCTGCGTGCAGGCATGTCCCACCGGAACCATGAACTTTGGGGATCGAGAAGAGATGCTGGCGCTAGCCCAGAAGCGTCTGATCGAGGTGCAGAAGAAATACCCCGAAGCGGTGTTGGGCGACGCCGATTCGACCCGGGTCATCTACCTGTACCAGATGCCTCCCAAGTCGTACCACGACTTCGCGGTGGCATCGGCCACGCTGCCCGGCCTCATGAACCGCAAGGCCATGTTTGCCAAACTCTTCGGCTCGACCTCCAGAAACAAGGCCTAG
- a CDS encoding protein phosphatase 2C domain-containing protein — protein sequence MKVEHILEQGSGARNEDYLIMDHNIFGVFDGATSLTDVCYEEGKSGGCMASSIAGQVFLRNHHPLVRLGTEANDSIRTRMEHCRINLSQRCGLWSTSAAVVRLKDDEIEWFQTGDAQVVFIDRDCGYKVAARREDHDYPTLNMIREKGRFHPEVQRMVETVRQGMNRNYGVLNGEPEAEDFFRTGVEPCRNIKTVLLFTDGLDVPCPDPKKYKDFSCLVNLACERGLDGLRDHVRSQEAADPDMKRYPRFKKHDDIAAIAIHF from the coding sequence ATGAAAGTCGAACACATTCTCGAACAAGGTTCCGGCGCTCGGAACGAAGACTATCTGATCATGGACCATAACATCTTCGGCGTCTTCGACGGCGCGACCAGCCTAACCGACGTCTGTTACGAAGAAGGCAAAAGCGGCGGCTGCATGGCTTCCTCCATCGCGGGCCAGGTTTTCTTGCGCAACCACCACCCCCTCGTCAGGTTGGGAACCGAGGCCAATGACTCGATCCGAACCCGCATGGAGCATTGTCGGATCAACCTTTCCCAACGCTGCGGTCTGTGGAGCACCAGCGCCGCAGTGGTCAGGCTCAAGGACGACGAAATCGAATGGTTCCAGACCGGGGATGCGCAGGTCGTCTTCATCGACAGAGACTGCGGCTACAAGGTCGCGGCCAGACGCGAGGACCACGACTACCCCACCTTGAACATGATCAGAGAAAAGGGCCGTTTCCATCCCGAAGTGCAGAGGATGGTCGAGACGGTACGGCAGGGGATGAACCGCAATTATGGCGTGCTCAATGGAGAACCTGAAGCTGAAGATTTTTTCCGGACCGGCGTTGAGCCGTGCAGAAACATAAAGACCGTACTGCTGTTCACCGACGGTCTGGATGTCCCGTGCCCAGATCCGAAAAAATACAAGGATTTTTCATGCCTTGTGAACCTGGCCTGCGAACGGGGGCTTGACGGTCTGCGCGATCATGTCCGCAGTCAGGAGGCCGCCGACCCTGACATGAAACGGTATCCGCGCTTCAAAAAACACGACGACATCGCAGCCATCGCCATACATTTCTAA
- a CDS encoding HAMP domain-containing sensor histidine kinase, translated as MISRLPFSQRIVTAFVLMTVLVSGSFSLGIVAVVHFVEDQLITKELHGKLSLVLHEDIKAGRAPQLDARTRFFASNSAGHPIPERFKDFSEGFTEIEDENEAAYVYLTEINGVRYVLLQEQQEFEDREEILFSVVLAGFLLSIICAWGLGVIMARQVMEPVARLAGQVRHRDQLATRTAPLAPDYADDEIGHLAAAFDSTLGQLRRSIERERLFTSDVSHELRTPLMVISTSCELLLENQLHDGQREQIERIARAARDMNDLVRTFLMLARSGPVDGTEAETVTLADVAREQAELWEAAIHAKGLDFELIDEGTDKAGHNPTFLRTVMANLLRNALHYTARGTVRLVLEHDGFRIEDTGMGISAHEQERIFQPFVRGSAARGEGLGLGLSLVKRICEHNGWNISSTSDQQTGTCFKVSFTSSRAVVCRQALEGR; from the coding sequence GTGATCTCTAGGCTCCCTTTCTCCCAGCGCATAGTCACCGCCTTCGTGCTCATGACGGTGCTCGTCAGCGGCTCTTTTTCCCTCGGAATTGTAGCTGTCGTCCATTTTGTCGAAGATCAGCTCATCACAAAGGAGCTGCACGGCAAACTGAGCCTGGTGCTCCATGAGGATATCAAGGCGGGCAGGGCTCCGCAGCTCGACGCCCGAACCCGTTTCTTCGCCTCGAACTCCGCCGGGCACCCGATCCCGGAACGCTTCAAGGACTTCTCCGAGGGGTTCACGGAGATTGAGGATGAGAACGAGGCGGCCTACGTCTACCTCACTGAGATAAACGGGGTTCGATACGTGCTCCTGCAGGAGCAGCAGGAATTCGAAGACCGGGAGGAGATCCTCTTCTCGGTAGTTCTGGCGGGTTTTCTGTTATCCATCATCTGCGCCTGGGGGCTGGGCGTGATCATGGCCAGGCAGGTCATGGAGCCTGTCGCCCGGCTCGCCGGACAAGTCCGGCACCGCGACCAGCTTGCCACCCGCACGGCCCCTCTGGCCCCGGACTATGCGGATGACGAGATCGGGCACCTGGCGGCCGCCTTCGACAGCACCCTCGGTCAACTCCGGCGGTCCATCGAACGCGAGCGCCTCTTCACCAGCGATGTCAGTCATGAACTGCGTACGCCGCTGATGGTCATCTCGACATCGTGCGAGCTGCTGCTCGAAAACCAGCTACATGACGGTCAACGCGAGCAGATTGAACGCATCGCTCGTGCCGCGCGGGACATGAACGACCTGGTCCGGACATTTCTCATGCTCGCCCGATCAGGCCCGGTCGATGGCACGGAGGCGGAAACGGTCACTTTGGCCGATGTCGCACGGGAACAAGCGGAGCTCTGGGAAGCGGCGATCCACGCTAAGGGACTTGATTTTGAACTCATCGACGAGGGGACGGACAAGGCCGGTCACAACCCGACCTTCCTGCGCACGGTAATGGCAAACCTGCTGCGGAACGCGTTGCACTATACGGCCCGGGGCACGGTGCGTCTCGTCCTGGAACATGACGGATTTCGCATTGAGGACACGGGCATGGGGATTTCCGCCCATGAACAGGAACGCATTTTCCAGCCTTTCGTGCGCGGGTCAGCCGCAAGGGGTGAGGGTCTGGGGCTCGGGCTGTCGCTGGTGAAGCGCATTTGCGAGCACAATGGCTGGAATATTTCCTCAACGAGCGATCAGCAGACTGGAACGTGTTTCAAGGTTTCGTTCACGTCCTCCCGCGCGGTTGTTTGCAGACAGGCTCTGGAAGGTCGGTAA
- a CDS encoding response regulator transcription factor — MRILIIEDNPDILANVFDYLQLKGYTVDCAQDGLGGLHLAVTHAYDLIVLDVMLPGIDGYQICTRLREDARLDIPVIMLTARDTLDDRIQGFNTGADDYLVKPFALSELHARIQAVLRRTKGSRVHELRVGDLAFDVETLQVRRAGRTLRPHPFGLRLLEILMKKSPAVVRREELERELWGDNCPDSDSLRSHIHQLRQVVDKSFDSPLLHTVHGIGYCLAENTGDL, encoded by the coding sequence ATGCGCATCTTGATCATTGAAGACAACCCCGACATCCTCGCCAACGTGTTCGATTATCTCCAGCTCAAAGGCTACACTGTCGATTGCGCACAGGATGGACTCGGAGGTTTGCATTTGGCCGTCACCCACGCCTACGACCTGATCGTGCTGGACGTCATGCTGCCCGGCATCGACGGCTACCAGATCTGCACGCGGTTGCGCGAGGACGCCAGGCTCGATATTCCGGTCATCATGCTCACTGCCCGCGACACGCTGGACGATCGCATCCAGGGGTTCAACACCGGCGCCGACGACTATCTCGTCAAGCCGTTCGCCCTGTCCGAACTCCACGCGCGCATCCAGGCCGTTCTGCGTCGGACCAAGGGGAGCAGGGTTCATGAGTTGCGGGTCGGCGACCTCGCCTTCGACGTGGAGACCCTCCAGGTGCGACGCGCGGGGCGGACGCTCAGGCCGCATCCCTTCGGGCTGAGGCTCCTGGAGATTCTGATGAAGAAAAGTCCCGCCGTGGTCCGTCGCGAGGAACTGGAGCGGGAGCTTTGGGGGGATAACTGCCCTGATAGCGACAGCCTGCGCAGCCATATTCATCAGTTGCGCCAGGTCGTGGACAAGTCCTTCGACTCGCCGCTGCTGCACACGGTGCACGGCATCGGATACTGTTTGGCGGAGAATACCGGTGATCTCTAG
- a CDS encoding LTA synthase family protein, whose protein sequence is MSLSRYAQIRWLAIFLGTWLIIFFLTRLVLLASHFGDVNTTLFGVLGIFGLGLVHDLSFLSYAALPVALYLALCPATIWRRRWHQGLLRSLIGFSLFVMLFTAVSEWMFWDEFGVRFNFIAVDYLVYSNEVINNILESYPVYPLLAMLVVISAVGIVVSGKVIDQALGAPLLSRRGRGLLFAAVAGTCLLVTVAVGQDFPAGGGNTVQRELAGNGPFQFFAAFRNNELDYYQLYATLPDETLGGLLRQEVAEPNARFMSANPLDIRRVIDNPGEFRRLNVILVTVESLSAKYLGCFGDSRNLTPNLDRLRSESVFFNNFYATGTRTDRGLEAITLSIPPTPGRSIVKRLGRETGYASLGRQLEARGYDSVFLYGGRGYFDNMNAFFGGNGYRIIDQSSVPEKEITFKNAWGMCDENLYSQALRQADIDHAVGKPFFFQLMTTSNHRPYSYPEGRIDIPSGYGREGALKYTDYAIGEFLNQARQKPWFEKTVFVFVADHTAGSAGKEDLPVAKYRIPLFIYSPNILKAQEVSMLSSQIDLAPTLLGLLNLDYTSTFFGRNVLREDGASGRALIGNYQHLGLFDGQSLAILSPRRGMRRHDDALGLSDESSVSAADPLMRRDIAYYQGASHAFKAGLLRWQSNGLKEIGKENSNPSRSVSLSPRTHPES, encoded by the coding sequence ATGTCTCTTTCAAGATATGCTCAGATACGCTGGTTGGCCATCTTCCTGGGCACCTGGCTGATTATTTTTTTTCTGACCCGCCTCGTCTTGCTGGCAAGTCACTTTGGTGATGTCAATACGACATTGTTCGGTGTTCTGGGCATCTTCGGGCTCGGTCTGGTCCATGACCTGAGTTTCCTCAGCTATGCGGCGCTACCCGTGGCTTTGTATCTTGCGCTGTGTCCCGCAACAATCTGGCGACGCCGATGGCATCAAGGCCTGTTGCGCAGCCTGATCGGGTTCAGCCTCTTCGTCATGCTCTTCACGGCCGTTTCGGAATGGATGTTCTGGGACGAGTTTGGGGTGCGCTTCAATTTCATCGCCGTCGATTACCTTGTTTATTCCAACGAGGTCATCAACAATATATTGGAATCGTATCCCGTTTATCCCCTTTTGGCGATGCTGGTCGTGATCTCGGCGGTCGGGATTGTCGTGTCGGGCAAGGTGATCGATCAAGCTCTCGGGGCACCCCTCTTGTCGCGGCGCGGGCGCGGGCTTCTGTTCGCGGCGGTCGCCGGAACGTGCCTGCTCGTGACCGTCGCCGTGGGGCAGGACTTCCCCGCTGGTGGCGGAAACACTGTGCAGCGCGAACTTGCGGGCAACGGACCTTTCCAGTTTTTCGCAGCGTTCCGCAACAACGAACTCGACTACTATCAACTCTACGCCACATTGCCCGATGAGACTCTCGGCGGTTTGCTCCGCCAGGAAGTGGCCGAACCCAATGCCCGCTTTATGAGCGCGAACCCCTTGGATATCCGTCGCGTCATTGACAACCCAGGGGAGTTCAGGCGGCTTAATGTCATTCTGGTCACGGTCGAAAGTTTGAGCGCGAAATACCTTGGGTGTTTCGGTGATTCTCGCAACTTGACACCGAATTTGGACCGGTTGCGGTCGGAGAGCGTGTTTTTTAACAATTTCTACGCAACTGGCACACGCACGGACCGAGGCTTAGAAGCTATCACGCTGTCCATACCTCCGACCCCGGGGCGATCCATTGTCAAGCGCCTCGGTCGGGAAACCGGATACGCCAGCCTTGGCAGACAACTGGAGGCCCGAGGCTACGACAGCGTCTTCCTGTACGGCGGACGCGGTTATTTCGACAACATGAACGCGTTCTTCGGCGGCAATGGATACCGTATCATCGATCAGAGCAGCGTCCCCGAGAAAGAGATAACCTTCAAGAACGCCTGGGGAATGTGCGACGAGAACCTGTACAGCCAGGCGCTGCGGCAGGCGGACATCGATCACGCCGTGGGCAAGCCTTTTTTCTTCCAACTTATGACCACCTCGAATCACCGTCCCTACTCCTATCCCGAGGGCCGCATCGACATTCCTTCAGGATATGGCCGGGAAGGTGCCCTCAAATACACGGACTACGCCATCGGAGAATTTTTGAATCAGGCACGGCAAAAACCTTGGTTTGAAAAGACGGTTTTCGTCTTTGTCGCCGACCATACGGCGGGGAGCGCAGGCAAGGAAGACCTGCCGGTTGCCAAATATCGAATCCCGTTGTTCATCTACTCTCCCAACATACTCAAAGCGCAGGAGGTTTCAATGCTCTCCAGCCAGATTGATCTGGCCCCGACACTGCTTGGCCTCTTGAACCTGGATTATACATCGACCTTTTTTGGACGCAACGTATTGCGCGAGGATGGTGCTTCAGGGCGGGCGCTGATCGGAAATTACCAGCATCTTGGTCTGTTTGATGGTCAGAGCCTTGCGATTTTGAGCCCTCGTCGGGGCATGCGCCGCCATGACGACGCCCTGGGGCTGAGCGATGAATCAAGCGTCAGTGCCGCCGATCCTCTGATGCGCCGTGATATTGCGTATTACCAAGGTGCCAGCCACGCATTCAAGGCGGGTCTTCTCCGTTGGCAAAGCAATGGTTTGAAAGAGATTGGCAAAGAAAATTCAAATCCATCTCGCTCCGTTTCATTATCACCCCGAACCCATCCGGAGAGTTGA
- a CDS encoding glycosyltransferase family 39 protein translates to MSAPCLRSAALLGGLLGLLILLYAGIFAHRAVLGVDIMEARNLITAREMIETGHWFLPTLHGEPRLAKPPLPTWLTAGAMLLGNAGLDTDLTVNRIPSALAGLLLAVSLFGLTRFWTKSAAAASWSTAFLTTSYMFVLMARRNSWDIYCHAFMLAAIWGVAVIVESPTPRRKLSVGTGLLLGLSGLSKGPVSYYALLLPFAIALLATGAKAGIRSHLRDLGLALRIGVALSSVWSMVAWVAMPHDFSRMLATEQGAWFTEHTKPFWFYLQFPFMTGIWSLVACAALWPRHARSRVEPLLPYWRPVIWCLGSVLLLMLVPEKKDRYLLPILIPLCQLMGVYLTGLLRNPEKGGRLGRALILANSVIFGIVCISIPISLFWLWTRFPALDGIELTGVGMTAVLAALLLYFLWRSQHLPGLFVAKFSILGLCCLALPAIIQPFVGNMSVPLTEIRSFTSGGPVLCDSSLKFQDSWIIGSKPLAQNDSANIELPDKIYFASRRKNPILPESLREYAPQAHMDVHNFSGKKLYFIALDRRITQ, encoded by the coding sequence ATGTCTGCCCCCTGTCTTCGTTCGGCGGCCTTGCTGGGCGGCTTGCTTGGCCTATTGATTCTGCTTTATGCTGGGATATTCGCCCATCGGGCCGTGCTGGGTGTGGATATAATGGAGGCCCGCAACCTCATCACTGCAAGAGAAATGATCGAAACAGGACACTGGTTTCTGCCCACACTGCATGGGGAGCCGCGCCTGGCCAAACCACCCCTGCCGACATGGCTCACGGCCGGGGCCATGTTGCTCGGCAATGCCGGGCTGGACACGGATCTAACGGTGAATCGCATCCCCTCGGCCTTGGCCGGTTTGCTTCTTGCTGTCTCACTTTTCGGACTGACCCGCTTTTGGACGAAAAGCGCAGCTGCGGCCTCGTGGAGCACAGCCTTTTTGACCACCAGCTACATGTTCGTGCTCATGGCCCGCCGCAACAGTTGGGACATTTATTGCCATGCTTTCATGCTGGCCGCGATATGGGGTGTGGCGGTGATTGTCGAATCCCCCACGCCCAGGAGAAAGCTGTCCGTGGGAACAGGCCTGCTGCTTGGTTTGTCGGGCTTGAGCAAGGGACCTGTCAGCTATTACGCGCTGCTACTGCCTTTTGCCATCGCACTGCTGGCCACCGGGGCAAAGGCGGGTATTCGTTCGCATCTTCGGGATCTGGGTCTGGCACTGAGAATCGGCGTGGCACTGTCTTCAGTCTGGTCCATGGTTGCATGGGTGGCGATGCCCCACGATTTTTCACGCATGCTCGCTACAGAGCAGGGCGCTTGGTTCACGGAGCACACCAAACCCTTCTGGTTCTATTTGCAATTTCCGTTCATGACGGGAATCTGGTCACTAGTTGCCTGTGCGGCACTCTGGCCAAGGCACGCGCGTAGCAGGGTCGAGCCGTTGTTGCCGTACTGGCGTCCTGTCATCTGGTGTCTTGGCAGCGTGCTGCTGCTCATGCTCGTCCCGGAAAAAAAAGATCGCTACCTGCTGCCCATTCTCATCCCGTTGTGCCAACTTATGGGAGTGTATTTGACGGGATTGCTGCGTAATCCGGAAAAGGGCGGACGCCTTGGGCGTGCGCTTATTCTCGCGAACTCCGTGATTTTCGGGATTGTGTGTATTTCTATTCCAATCTCTTTGTTCTGGCTGTGGACACGTTTTCCTGCCTTGGACGGCATTGAACTGACCGGAGTCGGAATGACGGCTGTGCTTGCTGCGTTGCTTTTATACTTCCTCTGGCGCTCGCAGCATCTGCCGGGACTTTTCGTAGCCAAATTCTCGATTCTCGGGCTTTGTTGTCTGGCGCTGCCGGCCATCATTCAACCCTTCGTCGGGAATATGTCTGTTCCCCTCACTGAAATCCGTTCTTTCACCTCGGGAGGGCCTGTGTTGTGCGACAGTTCCCTCAAATTTCAAGACTCCTGGATCATCGGCAGCAAGCCATTGGCACAAAATGATTCCGCAAATATTGAACTCCCTGATAAAATATATTTTGCCTCGCGTAGGAAAAATCCAATCTTGCCGGAATCGCTGCGCGAATATGCGCCTCAAGCCCACATGGATGTACACAATTTTTCCGGCAAGAAATTATACTTCATCGCACTCGATCGTCGTATAACCCAATAA